The DNA window AAACTTTGGAACTTGATCCCCTGGCATCAAAACTGGAAGGCTCTGGCCTTGATTTCTCTTCAACTTCTGTTTGAATGTTCAAATACATACATGAGCACTTCAGTACTTCAAAATTAAGCAACGATATGATCATGTTATCATCAAAAGAAACCTGAGATTTCCTTTTCTCcttgtcaaaaaataatattctcatCAATTAATCAAcaccccaaaaaaaaagatgatgttaTTAGATCCCCTGAGATGCTTTACATATATGGGAAGATAAGATCATGTACAAGAATTCcccttgtttagtttttaatcttgtctcttctttttcttttctatctctttCCTTCCAcagaaattaaatataaaaaattaattcaagaaaaaaacatcgacatgcgagagagaaagagagatatACCACATGAGGGGGTGAAGATTTCTGGGGCAAATGTTCTACATCTTCTTCGATGTGGGAATGATTGTCCTCGCTTGAAACTCCAAGTAGGGAAAGTACCTTTTCCCAGTGGAGGCAGCAACTGAACAGGCCACTCATGATAAACAACATAAACAATAGAAGAACTAAACCTACCGGGAACCCTAGTGATGGTCGATTTGTATCTCCCTCCTCCATTGATGATTTTTGCtaaatctctattttttatcttctcatGCAAGAGAACTAGAAGGGCATAACAATAGGGGCACTGAGGTTGGTGGTGCCAATTTATGGAGATCTGAGTTGTTCATCTAGTGGGTTTGGGTACATTTTTGGTACACCCTTCAGTACGGAAGTGGAGGGTCCTACATTGCTTGGCTATTCCAAGTTGTTGTCTCTATTTATTGCTTCTTTACACAgaaatttcaagaaagaaagagaggcgCGGGGCCGCTTGCTAAGTGCAGAGTGTTAATCTATATAATTAGCAGAAgcagagcagcagcagcagcggaAGAGAGGGATGAGGATTGAAATGTTGTCACTATCTATCTGTAGATATCtcgtttacaaaaaaaatagctttataTGAGAAATCAAGAGAACTATGTATAtatctcatttttaaaatatttagcttaatatttttaaattgttttgataagttattattaaaaataaattttaaaaaataaaatatattatttaattatattaaaaaaaaaaaacaacctttatTATATTTAAGCGCTGTTAAAACGAAAAAGACAACCTTGAAAAAAACCTTCAATCGACGATTTTCAGACAATGGATCAATAATCTTACAGAGCTGGGTTGCTTAATTGATTGAAAAGGGCCAGGCAAAGTTACGTATCATAAGGAATTCAGACCCAGATGCCATGTGCTCGGTGGTGTCCTTCGCTTTCAGATTTGAAATTTGCGTTAAGTTTTAGTAGGCTGCGTGAATggaaaacattagaaaaataagaaacagTGCCGCTCGTTTCACATCACCAGAAGGGGCGGTAGAAATGTACGGGTTCATGACCACAAATGGATCTGGGTGGAACACACCCAATCAATCAATTTTCCTCTGCCATCCTTCTGCTTACGTGTAAAACAGTTTGTGACCTAACCGCACTGTACTTTTACATGCCCTACCACCAGCTACCAGCTACATGGTTAGGTGTTGCAAAATTCTTCAAGTACTCCTGATATGCTGTGACTTCTGTGAACCTGGGGTGGGGTTACTGTCTCTTTTCTGCTCTTATCTTGTcatgaaattataatattaaaaaataatatagataatattttaaaattttattctataattttaaattttaaattgaattaattatttaatataatattaaaatcttgatgataaatagtcacgagtttgaattttattattcttatttatttaataaaaattaaatataaaataatataagtctgtttaaattttaagtttaaagagctttcacttgaagagatttgttaaaaaataatatatattatatcataatatcttccttaataatttaaatttttaaattaaattatttcgttaatatataaatatgacTATAAAGCTCTTTCAAGGGACTGAATCTTACAGCCACCTCTCGAATCATGTATTATTATTACAaggtggtgacccagtggtaagagtttgggaccaagaggtttgctctctctgtggtctcaggttcgagccctgtggttgctcatatgatggccactagaggcttacatggtcattaacttcagggtcattgggattagtcgaggtgcgcgcaaactggcccgaacacccacattaaaaaaaaaaaaaaagagagtggtAAGATTACCTTGTACATAAGCATGATCTTCCCCGAGGAATT is part of the Populus trichocarpa isolate Nisqually-1 chromosome 2, P.trichocarpa_v4.1, whole genome shotgun sequence genome and encodes:
- the LOC18096256 gene encoding uncharacterized protein At5g65660; this translates as MEEGDTNRPSLGFPVGLVLLLFMLFIMSGLFSCCLHWEKVLSLLGVSSEDNHSHIEEDVEHLPQKSSPPHVKLKRNQGQSLPVLMPGDQVPKFIAMACPCEPPRTEKITVQIQKPPSFPVPFY